In Microbulbifer agarilyticus, the DNA window TGACACCTCACCGGTGAATGTTTCTGTGCCAAAGAAAAGTTGGTCGTGGATTTGTAATTGCTCGCCCGGGTTGCACTTTAACTCAGGATTGGAGACGCAGCCAGCAAATGTCGATAGGCTGATCAGCAAATAGAATTGACGGACAATGGATGGGAGATCATTGATACCACTTGGAATTTTCCTGGGGGGTTTGCAGCAAAGAGTCCGTAGATTAGCTATCGCAGAAAAGTTCATTCTGACCTATGTATTGTCTTACATTCTAGTCTTGCTTGGACGGGACGCAGCCCGTCTTGTCAGAGGGAAGCTATTTAAAGAAGGATATCAGAAAAATCGATTTAATCATTCTTTTTTGAGCAGCCAAGTGACAGAATAAATGTAGTGGATGTGGCCATTCTCATGGTTTTTTAGCTGGCTAGAACCTCGGCTGAATATATTTTTTTCAAAATGGTTGTTTGCTCGGTTTGAAAATTATATGTTCAATTAAGCCTCTAGTTTTTTAAGTATAGAGGTAAGCTGATATGAAGGTCTTGCATCTCATTTTTGAGTGAAAGACCTAGGGTGTTAGGGTCAATTTTGTTAAACCATTTCTCTAGTGTATTCTTTCCGGTTGGTCATTTCTTGTGAAAATAGATGAGTTTATTTCGTCTAACCAATTGTTCGGTATTATCGGCCAGCACTTAAATTTAAAGTAGTTTTGGAAGCTATTTCTTATTTGCTTTTTAATGATGTTCTTTGCCTTTTGCTCATGATCTAATATTGCAAATGCTGCCACCTTTACGTCATCAGAATTTGATTGTGCGGAAAGGTTTTGAATTTTTGTTTTCGTAAAATCCCGGCCAAGTTTTTTGTTGGAAAAATAGCTGTTAATTATGAATGCTTCTGCATCTGGAATTTCTTCGAATGATTTGTATTTTTCAAACATCTTTATTACAGCTTTGTAGTTTTCTTCTAGTAAGTATACGTAAGAAAGCCTATTCAAGTATTCACTCATTGCGCCACCTTTTTGGAAGGATCTCTCAATATGCTTCCTGGCGGTTTCATAGTCTGATTTTTGGATGAGGATTTCTGATTTGTAGTAGTGGTATCGATGTTCAAGAAAAGTATATTTGTTTTCCTCTAGCAGGTTTTCTATTGGCTCAATTAATTCTTCGTCCGAGCAAGAAAGAAAATTTATAATTCCTTCCAAAAAGCTGTCTGCGTCATTTGAGTGGATGGCTTTTGTATACATTTCTTTGGATTTTTTTGTGTCTCGGTTTAGGCCAATTTCGTACTCTGCTGCGTAGAGATAAAATATCCCCTCTTTCTGAAAGTGTGTCTTCGTTAGAAAATTTTCAAAAAAATCTTTTGAGATTTCCTTGTGGCCTTCATTTTCTTCTGCGTCTGGAAGGCATTCAACTAAATTGGCTATAAGTTTACTTATTGTAATTCTTTTCTCTTTTGAGGATATTTCGTGGATCGCTTTGAGGTCTTCAATATATGATTTCATTTTCGGGAAGACTTTTTTTCGGGCAGTGTCCTTCGATTTTATGCTTAGAGTGTTCGAGTGGTTAGGGTTTACTGACTCCATATTTGTTATTAGTTTTTGTATTTCTTTATCAGTATTCGGATCTTTATTATGTTGGTTTGCCAGGATTGAATATTTTTCATTCCAGGCGGAGTTGGATAGGCTTGGCTCAAGTGAAATGCTTTTGTCGAGAAGGTCAATTATTTTGGAAGCTTCTTTTTTTTTGTTTATTGGGTCTGTTTTTTCCTGGCTAATTAGGGATGATGCATAAAAATTTAGTATTTGATACGAGTGTGTGTTTCTTTCAAGGGTTTCTTTAAGGTATTCAGTTTTTTCATCTCCTTCCAGGAAATTAGATTTTTGGAGGTGGAAAGAATAGTTGTTTTTATCGCACTCGATCAGTCTGTCGCACCAGTTTAGGACAGATCTTGTGTCTCCCTTTTTTTCAAAAATATCGATTATTTTTTGTATATAAAAAGGTTTTACATCATCGTCATTTGCGTCTGAGTAATCTTGCTCTGCTACTTTATAGGCTTCATCTAGTTCGTTCTTTGCGATTAGGTTGTTAATCGCAAATAGGTTTCTTGAGTCTGCTATCGATATGTTCGATTTTTTCCTGGCTTCTTCAGAAAAGTTTGTTATGAAGTTAAAAATTTCACGTTTGCTATCTGCATTCTTAATGGTTGATATTTCTTCTCCGATGATTTCATGTTCGGCGAGTCTGAAATCGTCTTTTAAGATGTTTTTAATTGTACTTTTGATTTTTGAATTGTCATGACTTGACTCGATGTCTAGCCTTTTTTGGGTGATTTGGAAGTGAAGCTCGGAAAATAGTTGGTCAAATCCTTCGATAAGTACTGGATATATTTTTTCTCGCCAGAGTAAGTTTTGGAGCTCTGGACCTATTTCATCGTCTTCTCTAAAGCACCAGTAAACACCATTATTTAGATACTCATCTTGTTTGGATAGCATATCCAAAACATCCATCACAGAACGATCTGATCCTGAGTAGCCAACTATTATGAGTCCAAATTCTTTACAGAATTCTATTAGTTTGTCTTTCGTGTTTTTTTCTAGCGATTCCGTTTCTCGGATGGTGTTTTTGATGTCATCAAAAAGATAGTCGCCATGAATCTTAATTACTTTTGGCCTGGATGATGTAATCGAAACACGTTTTATCGATGAGTCATGGGCGCACATTATTGGTCGAATATTTGAAAATTGATAAAACGCTTCATTTATCAGGTCGTCGAAGTTTGTAGTAAAGACTGCATTAAAAAATCCGCTTTCAACTAGGCGTGTTAGATACGCATATCCAATCGACGGTAGTTTGCCGTCCACTAGACCTTCGATAAATCTTCGTCTTTGCGTAGGCAGGTCGCATTTTTTTTCGAAAAGAGACGCGTACGGGTTATTTGGCTTGTACCACTTTTGGTGGTTCGATTTGAAGTACTCTATCGCTTCGCTCGAAGAGTTTGTCTTTTTTCCGGATAGATTTGAATATATTTCAAGTGCCCATTCTTCAATCAGACTTGAAGCTGCAGGGATGCCGGATGTAACTGAAGCTCCTGCTCCTAGAAAAATATTGTAGTTTGCACTTATCCCTTCGCGATTCCTTAGGTGTGTTGTTAGGTCATTGACGGTTCTTAGTTTATGTCTGAGATTTCCATCTTCATGTAGCAGTACAGATGCTTTCAATTTAATTGTTCCTTAATGTCAAATTCGTATGCGGATGCCACGAATAGCATTTTTAAGCCTTACCAAAATCGAAAAGACGCAGTATTTACCGAAGCTTTTGGTTTTCAATATTTATACGTTGGCGTAAATGCCATTATTTTCAGTTTATATCACGATAAATCAGGCGATGGGGGAGCTGTAATCTGTTGTAATCAGTAGGTGTGTATTTACTAACTTCTCTGCTGTCTATTATGTCGTAAGATCACTGCTATCTTCATAATTCATAACAATGCAGGGAAATACCCTATGCTTCGTAATATTTCTGTCGTGATAGTGTTTTTTGCTGCAATATCTATTCCTGCACTCCTCGTTGTTGGGTGTGATCGCTCACAGACCGAGCCCACACCCAAGCCCCAAAGCGACTCCGCGCCAAAAGAGCAGACACAGGAGGGCGCCAAACCCGACTTCTCCATTGAATACGAGCAATTCCAGCTGGATAACGGCCTCAACGTGGTCTTCCACATAGACCGCTCCGATCCGGTGGTAGCGGTATCACTTACCGCCCATGTGGGGTCGGCGCGTGAGGTAGAGGGGCGTACCGGCTTTGCGCATTTGTTCGAGCACCTGCTGTTTTTGGAGTCCGAGAACCTGGGCAAGGGCGGGCTGGATGCGATGAGTGCGCGCATCGGCGGCTCCGGTGCCAATGGTTCTACTTCCCGGGATGTCACTAATTACTACCAGACGGTGCCGAAAGATGCGCTGGAAAAAATGCTTTGGGCAGAAGCGGACAAGCTGGGCTGGTTTATCAATACGGTGACCGACCCGGTACTGGCGAAAGAAAAGCAGGTGGTGAAGAACGAGAAACGCCAGGGTGTGGATAACCGCCCCTACGGCCACACCCAGTATGTGATTGATAGCAACCTCTACCCGGAGGGGCACCCATATAGCTGGCAGGTAATAGGTTCGCTGGAAGATGTGGGCAATGCCACGCTGGATGATGTGAAGACGTTTTTCCGCCGCTGGTATGTGCCAAACAATGTGACCCTTGTGGTATCCGGGGATTTTGACCCGGAGCAGGCCCGCAAGCTGGTGCACAAGTACTTCGATGAGATACCCAAGGGCGAACCGGTGGAACGCGCAGCCAAGCAGCCGGTGACCCTGAAGGAAACCAAGCGCCTGTATTACGAAGACAACTTTGCCCGCCAGCCACAACTCACCATGGCCTGGCCCACCGTGCCTCGCTACGATGCCGACAGTTATCCACTGGCGGTACTCGCGAATTACCTTTCTGTGGGCAAGCGTGCGCCCCTCTACCGGGTGTTGGTGGAACAAGAGCAGTTGACCCCGGGTGTTTCCATGTACGCCTATGAATCGGAACTGGCAGGGCAGATGCAGCTCAAGACACAGGCGTTTGCCGGTGGTGCGTTGGACCCGATTTACGCGGGTATCGAAAAGAGCTTTGCCCTGTTTGAGAAAGAGGGCATATCCGAGGAAGACCTGGAGCGTATCAAGGCGGGCCAGGAGGTGGCCTTCTACAACAGTCTCTCCAGTGTGGTGGGCAAGGCTTTCCAGCTGGCGCAGTACCAGATTTACGCCGATGACCCGGGCTATGTAAGCAAGGACATTGCGCGCCTACTCGCGGTGACATCGGAAGATGTGGTCCGGGTGTATGAGAAATACATCAAGGGTAAGCCCTATATCGCAACCAGCTTTGTGCCGCGCGGCGAAAAGGATCTGGCACTAGAGGGCTCTGTTGCCGCACAAGTGGTGGAAGAGGAGGTGGTCGCCGGTGCGGAGGCGCAGTTTGATGCTTCTGGTAGCGCGGAATACGAGAAAACCCCTTCGATGTTTGACCGCTCCAAGGAGCCGGAATATGGCGAACCGGCGGAGCCGGCGGTGCCAGATGTTTGGCGCGACAAGCTGGGTAATGGCATTGAGGTGCTGGGCATTGAAAACAGTGAAGTCCCCACGGTGCGCTTCAGCCTGGTGATGGATGGTGGCCAGTTGCAGGAGAGCATCGATAAAACCGGTGTGGCGCATCTCACCTCGATACTGATGGGCCGCGGTACCAAAAACCGCACGCCGGAAGAGCTGGAAACCGCCATCCAGAAACTCGGTGCCGGCATCGGTATTTATTCCGGGCAGGATACTTTCCGCTTTGATGTGACAACCCTGGCGCGAAACTTCAACGAGGTGTTCGCGTTGTTGCAGGAAATGCTGCTGGAACCGCGCTGGGATGAGAAGGAACTGGTGTTGGCGAAGAAGGGCGTTATCAGCCAGATCAAACAGGCGGAGGGCGAGCCCAACGCGATCGCGGGCAAGAACTTTGCCCGCCTACTCCACGGCAAAGACAATATTCGTGGATACAGTGGCCTTGGCACCGAGGAATCCGTGAATGCGATTACCATGGACGACCTCAAGGCCTACTACAACAACTACCTGTCGCCGTCGGTAGCCCGCGCCCATGTGGTGGGGGATATCCAGCAGGCGGACTTTATGGCCACTGCGGAACAGCTGGCCAAGCAATGGCCGGCGAAAGCGGTGGAAGTCCCAAACCCGAAATCCGAACCCGCCGAGCCCGGTATCTACTTTATCGATGTGCCTGGCTCCAAGCAGTCGGTGTTGCGCATTGGGCGCATGGCGATGCCGGTGGTATCGGAAGATTATTATCCGGCGGTATTCACCAATTACATCCTCGGTGGCGGTGGCTTCGCCTCGCGCCTGACCCAGTTACTGCGCGAGGGTAA includes these proteins:
- a CDS encoding SIR2 family protein translates to MKASVLLHEDGNLRHKLRTVNDLTTHLRNREGISANYNIFLGAGASVTSGIPAASSLIEEWALEIYSNLSGKKTNSSSEAIEYFKSNHQKWYKPNNPYASLFEKKCDLPTQRRRFIEGLVDGKLPSIGYAYLTRLVESGFFNAVFTTNFDDLINEAFYQFSNIRPIMCAHDSSIKRVSITSSRPKVIKIHGDYLFDDIKNTIRETESLEKNTKDKLIEFCKEFGLIIVGYSGSDRSVMDVLDMLSKQDEYLNNGVYWCFREDDEIGPELQNLLWREKIYPVLIEGFDQLFSELHFQITQKRLDIESSHDNSKIKSTIKNILKDDFRLAEHEIIGEEISTIKNADSKREIFNFITNFSEEARKKSNISIADSRNLFAINNLIAKNELDEAYKVAEQDYSDANDDDVKPFYIQKIIDIFEKKGDTRSVLNWCDRLIECDKNNYSFHLQKSNFLEGDEKTEYLKETLERNTHSYQILNFYASSLISQEKTDPINKKKEASKIIDLLDKSISLEPSLSNSAWNEKYSILANQHNKDPNTDKEIQKLITNMESVNPNHSNTLSIKSKDTARKKVFPKMKSYIEDLKAIHEISSKEKRITISKLIANLVECLPDAEENEGHKEISKDFFENFLTKTHFQKEGIFYLYAAEYEIGLNRDTKKSKEMYTKAIHSNDADSFLEGIINFLSCSDEELIEPIENLLEENKYTFLEHRYHYYKSEILIQKSDYETARKHIERSFQKGGAMSEYLNRLSYVYLLEENYKAVIKMFEKYKSFEEIPDAEAFIINSYFSNKKLGRDFTKTKIQNLSAQSNSDDVKVAAFAILDHEQKAKNIIKKQIRNSFQNYFKFKCWPIIPNNWLDEINSSIFTRNDQPERIH
- a CDS encoding M16 family metallopeptidase: MLRNISVVIVFFAAISIPALLVVGCDRSQTEPTPKPQSDSAPKEQTQEGAKPDFSIEYEQFQLDNGLNVVFHIDRSDPVVAVSLTAHVGSAREVEGRTGFAHLFEHLLFLESENLGKGGLDAMSARIGGSGANGSTSRDVTNYYQTVPKDALEKMLWAEADKLGWFINTVTDPVLAKEKQVVKNEKRQGVDNRPYGHTQYVIDSNLYPEGHPYSWQVIGSLEDVGNATLDDVKTFFRRWYVPNNVTLVVSGDFDPEQARKLVHKYFDEIPKGEPVERAAKQPVTLKETKRLYYEDNFARQPQLTMAWPTVPRYDADSYPLAVLANYLSVGKRAPLYRVLVEQEQLTPGVSMYAYESELAGQMQLKTQAFAGGALDPIYAGIEKSFALFEKEGISEEDLERIKAGQEVAFYNSLSSVVGKAFQLAQYQIYADDPGYVSKDIARLLAVTSEDVVRVYEKYIKGKPYIATSFVPRGEKDLALEGSVAAQVVEEEVVAGAEAQFDASGSAEYEKTPSMFDRSKEPEYGEPAEPAVPDVWRDKLGNGIEVLGIENSEVPTVRFSLVMDGGQLQESIDKTGVAHLTSILMGRGTKNRTPEELETAIQKLGAGIGIYSGQDTFRFDVTTLARNFNEVFALLQEMLLEPRWDEKELVLAKKGVISQIKQAEGEPNAIAGKNFARLLHGKDNIRGYSGLGTEESVNAITMDDLKAYYNNYLSPSVARAHVVGDIQQADFMATAEQLAKQWPAKAVEVPNPKSEPAEPGIYFIDVPGSKQSVLRIGRMAMPVVSEDYYPAVFTNYILGGGGFASRLTQLLREGKGYTYGISSSISGNKHEGQFTIGSGVRANVTAESVQLINEVLKEYGPTYTEEDLQTSQSFLIRSNARAFETSGAKLGLLESMSEFGWPADFVREREAVAKAMTIPKVQKIAETYMLPDSMIWVVVGDEATQLQRLEDLKLFNVKLLKKEELAKLHSPPQD